A window of Grus americana isolate bGruAme1 chromosome 15, bGruAme1.mat, whole genome shotgun sequence genomic DNA:
AGGCAAGCTGGGAAAGGACGGCTggtgcagaggcaggagggagggctgcCCAGTGCTGAGGGACCCCATGCCATCTCCCGCCTGGCAGTGCCAGATCACAGGAGCACCATGGACCGGGGCATCGCTGGTGACCTGTGGGTATTGCTATTTGCTGACATCAAACACCACGGGGAAGGAAAGGCCAGGGTGGAGGATGGGTACAGTAGTGAAACGGTTGGCACGGACACTGGAACACATCTCCATCAGGTCAGACGCCAGAGGGATTGTAGCACCTcaaagggaagcagcagcaaaactgtgTGCTGTGCCTGATGTAAGGCAGTGATCGCCACTTGTGATCCAGCACCGGGAAGCACGAGGTTCCTGCCAGAGCAGCACGAAGGGCTCCGGGGCTGAGCTTGGACGCTGGGACGCTGCCGGTGCAGTGACCGCAGCATACCCTCCAGCAAGCCACACTCACATGGCAGACATGACAGGGTACTTCTGGGAACCATCACACAGTGGAAGCGAGCACAAAACCAGGGCAGACGCTTGCAGCACTGAGCTCATGCTATTGCTCCCACAGGGCAACGAGGCACACATCTCTTCCAAGCACCCCGTCCCACTGTGACAAAGATACAACGGTGTCTTATCTTGGCTTGCAGGAGAGGAGACTGTTCAGCTTCACCTTGGGATGAAGAGTTCTGTCATCACTTGGCTATAACAGAGCCAGCCTTTCTCCTGTAACTAGATGTTGAAGTGTGTTTTGCATGTTAGAGAGTGAACATTTAGCAGCCCAGATTTCTTCTGGAGCCCCTTTTTCTTTAGTTCGTTACCTTTGACCCTTTCCTAGTCACTCTAAGCCATCCTGAAGGCTGCAGCCAGGTTGAAATAGGCAGCAAGAGGGCAGAAGCACGAGGCAGTGGCAGGGCTGAGCGCGATGCCTTTCCTGAGCAGCACAAGCTGGAGATGAGTCTGCCACAAGGCACaggtccctccccaggcaggtgaCAGACATGGGCAGCCTGCGGTgtggcagggcagggatggagcttGGGAGGTTTTACTCAAACCTGTGGGCAGAGGGCTGCGCTATGCTGGTGGTGGGCAGCCCAAAAGCACAGGCAGGTGGCAGGGCTTCGCCTCGACCTGGTGGCCAGGAGGAACAGCTCAGGGTGTCCCAGGGTCTCCATCTCTGACCAACCCAACCAGGACAGAAAGTTGTAGGAGCTTTTGCCTTTGCCTCTGCGGACTTTGCGCTGGGCTCTGGGAGAGGGCTGAGCTGCCTCTTGACCAGGGCTTCACTCGGTCCATGGCACAGATTGTAAACTTTAGTCCCTAGAGATAAGCTAGGTCTGGATTTGGCCTCCAGGTGAAAGGCTCTTTATCTCCTTCTGCCTGGCCGTAGCCCTCAGCAGCTGCTTGGGGCTGGTGTGCCGGCAGCACCATCTCCCCCACTGTAGCCCAGCCCCGGGACACCACAAAATCCTAAGAGCTCGGGGGGAGATGCTCTGGGGTCTAGCTCAGGCCCTGGAAAGCCTGGGCAAGGCGGTGCCCTGCCATCACAGTGTTACCTCTACCTCCGTCTGTGGCAACGCTGAGCTGTGCTACGAGGTCATCATCCGTGGAGGTAACAGTGCAACGTGAGGGTgttcctccctgctgctggccgAGTGCTGCCAGTGCCCAGGGCTTGAAGCTGCAAGGAGATCAGTGAGTGATGGGCAATGCCCTCAGCCGGGGCTTCTTTCCAAAGGCCGTGAGGAGAAGTGATCAGCAtccaggcagaggcagctggctCTAGCATCGAGCCCTGGAGATGGGCCAGGACCTGGTCCCAGAGGCCTTACCCGTTGCTCTCAGGATGAGATGACAGCTCAGGCCTTACGAtctggggtgcaggcagcagtgctgagctggAGTCTAGGGAGATGGGGGAAGCCTTCCTCTTCAGCTGCAGGAAACCACCCTGGTGCCTGGAAAAGCACGGGATGTCCCCTCATTGCTTAGGCCAGGGCTGGTGCTCTTCTCCTCAGCAGGCTGTGTCCACACCAGCACAGACAACAGTGATagcagggagcagagacaggAACAACGGCCTGCAGCCCTGCGGGGATGCCATGCCGGGGCTATGTACAGaaggctgggcaggagctggcatCTCCAGGGAGCAGCGTCTGCGACTCAGCcgcctttcttcctctgcacGTGCTCTGCCACGGCCCCCGCAGCCAAAGCCCACTCCTCATGTGGCTTCTGTCTCTAGCCTCGAAGGTGTCACCATCCCAGCATGTCCACAGCTGGTGCAGCAAAGCCCCCGAGGCACCACCGTGGTCCATGTCTTCTCATCTGTGCCCCACGTGGATATCCCCCTTGGATAAGGCTTGGTGCCCAGCAGATGCTGCAGGGGATGAACgtgccatggggctggggctcctccagcacctccctctgtcccacAAGGCTTAATCCACAGCATctcccccagctgctgggaggaaaaggaggctgGTACCCCACAAGCACCCCTAACCAACATCCCCCAGCAAGTTCACAGCTGTCGCCAAGCGGAGGGGAGAGGATGAGGTGCAGAGTGAGTCATTCTCTGATCTCGTGATGGAGTTTGGTGGAAAAATCATCCTCTTCCACCCCCTGGCTTGGGAAGAAGAGCACCGGGGGGCACCGTGCGCCCAGAGCCAGCCTGGCCCAAGGGCAGTAGCCATGCTCACACgtgggcagagaggaggaggtcACACCCACACTCATGCGCCACATGGATGTGCTTAAAAAAATGGGAATTGCGAGCATGGGAGGGGGGTTTCCTGAGACCGCAGAGAAGTGAAGGCCGCGTTGAACAGTCAGGGACAGGTGCGCTGGCATCAGAACAGTCCTGCCTTAAGGCTGCAAGTGTTCCAGGTACTGCGGCAGTGGGTTCTCCTTGACGTATTTCTGAATGTACCAGCACGTCAGGTGAGCTTTCAGGTCCTCCTCCACCACGAAGTCCAGGGCTGCCTGTGACCAACCAGAGAGGACAGATGGGTTacaaccagcacccccagcctacgCTCTCCTCCAAAGCCTCCCGGAGGTCTGGGCTCCTGTACCCCGCACAGCTGGGGAAAGTGGCAGGTTGCCCTCATGTACCCCCTGCACgaggcagctggagggagaAGGCTGGGGACACAGCATGGCCATCCTGCCACAGCCACCACAGGGCCCCCAGTTTAACCAGAGGCATGCAGGACCCCCAGGTAACCCTCAACGCATCCAGCCTGGTGGATGCTGCACTGCAGGTGACCCAGCCACATCATGCAAAGGCCACCTTTGTCACCCATTTGCCCTGGCTTACagggccagggagcagctgtAACCCCAAAGCATCACCCCTCACTGAGCCCCTGACCACTGTGCTCATGgctcctcagctctccctgcatGGCTGCGGGCCTCAAAAGCAGGGCCCAAGGCAGGAGAAGGGCTCACGAGGGCCTCAAAGCTTTGAGAGGAGGGGTGCAGCCCCCAGGAGAGGCACAGCCCCCAGGAGAGGTGCTGCATCAGCCCCTGCAAGGTGGACATGAGGGCTGTTTGCAGGAAAGGACTGAGCCTGGGCGAGCGGTTGGATGTGCTGGCACTCACCCAGCCCCTCTCGCTGCCAGAAATAGGAATATCTGACCACAGATTTCCATCTGCCCCTGTCTCCCATTGGAGCAGGGATGGTTCCCGTGAGGCACGCGTGCAATGCCAGTGCAACAGGGCCTTGTTTCAGCCAGGGTCTCTagctgcagctgggacagcGACAGCTTCTGCCCAGGGAAGaaggggcagctggggctgtaCCTTTGCGAGGTGCTTGGCTATTCCTCTCCCTCGATAGGCGTCTGGTACTTCCGTGTGCTGCAAGTCCACGATCCGCTTCCCCACGTATTCGTAGAGCAGCACCGCCTTGTCGTGGCAACCTGAGGGATGTGAGAGAGGGGTGAGGCTTGGGATGTCCCCGGGGTGCCCCAGGCTCCCAGCCCCCTATCCCCATTCACCGGGGAGCCCACAGCGCAGGACGGGCAGCTTTGGGACTGCTCCAACAGCCCTCGCATGGCTCCTTGTGCCCACGGGAATAGCTGTGGCGCTGGGTAGTCTCAGCAGAGATTTTGCTTTTGGTGATTCTTGGATGTCATTGTTTGTCTCCCCCCCACTGAGGTGCGAGCAGAGGCAGGTCTGCCTGGCTTTTCAAGCCCCTGGACCTTTTTGACCCAGCTCTGAATCAAGGGCCGATGTGCCAACACAACACATTTAGAGTAGGAAGGCAGCTGGTGGGGAGGGGTGGGATGTGTTGatgggggagtgagcaaaaggaggaggaggaggaacaggacaAAGCTGACCCAGGTAACAGCCGATTCCTTTCTCTCTACAGCAGAGTTTTTTGTTGTAGCATATAAAACAGGACAAGGGCTTCTTGGCCAGGTGTTGCAGCATTTGGACAGACACATTTTGGGGAAGATGCTGAGAGATGAATCCTACAAACACACAGGAAAGTGCACACAGGCATGCAAGGGGGTTTGTGCACACACatttacatgcacacacacacagaggcttCCTGTTGTGACACCCTGACCTTTCTCACAGCAGTTcagttacaggaaaaaaagaagtttcagcACACGTGTAAATCAGAGGAGAGTTAATAACACCCCTCTGGCTTTGTCTGCCAAACTCAAGCTTCTGTCTTCAGcacaagagaaaacatttcatttctagaggctttctgtatttaaaagcgAGTTTTAGAAATGCAAGCTTCCAATCAAAGAGACAAGCTCAATTAAGATAATGGAAcactttccttcccctccaatGGTTATTGGAGGGTGAAGGGCCTCAAGGTTCACTTGAACTATATGCTTTAGCTGAGCTCaatgtgctttattttatcGCATTTCAGTTGACAACTCCATCCCAGTTCGCCTGATCCCTGTATTTGAGGGGCACTAGAAATTATCCCACttgaattttgtatttcaagaAAAGCAGTTCAAGTTTTTGTTCCTGCTCCTTTTACATGGAGACTCAATCCACCTACATTGGATGGAAACCCTTGCATTTCCAGCCCGAGTTTATTCCTGCTGGTTTCCACTCACTTGTTCTTGCGCCCACATTGTTCTTGGGTAGACATAAATAatttccctccctgccacctCTCCCCCAAGTATTTACAGACATCAGTCCTACCCCTCTCAGCCTCCAGTTCACCCCGCTCTGTCTCAGGACAGAGGGTTTGGGGTGAACtgctgggacaggcagaggtaacggggtggggaaggggctgaAGAGGTGCTCACCTCTTCCCCATTACCAAGACCCGTGCAGATGAGATCTTATAGCCCCATTTTACAGCTGCAAAtctttgctaggaaaaaaagggagaactGCAACATTTCCCTGTGTGGATCCAGACACCCAAAAAAAGCCAAGGGAGCAGCTGCAAGCCCAGCTctttcccagcagcacagaccCATCTCCCTCAAGAGAAAGCCCACCCAGGTCAGGCACAGGCAAAGCCAGGTGCCTTCACCCATTGGAAGCAACACATTCAGTGGCAGCTCTCTTTGAGGTGGcatcagcagagctggcagcacccaAGGCTGTAAAATGCTCTTGTAACAGCGGCTTCCACATGCTCCAGTCCTTCCACCCTGCTCTCCTCTCAGGCCAAAACTTTCCATATCCTCTGCCTGAAGCTTAGAGAAGAATTTAGTTTTAAACTTAAAGTGATGACAGAgcaaaaggtcttttttttttttaatgtagttttatatatatgatCTGGTTAGAAGTATCACgcatagaaatgcattttaaagcagaagatGATGCAATGTTTGGAGGACCTCAGATCTGCCCTGGACAGACTTTCCCCTCCATGTTCGCTGTATCACAGTAGCACCACAAAACCCCAGCCAGGATGGGAGCTGCAGGGTACCACCAGCATACAGGTGAACACACACAGAGCCCAAAGGGTTTTACAACTGGCTCTGCAGAGAAAGCCAGTGCTGCcaatgctgtgggaaactggTCCCAGTTCAGAAAAACA
This region includes:
- the NATD1 gene encoding protein NATD1 isoform X1, with protein sequence MAHSAPLGLLEQGCPIQVEHDRKRRQFTVRLNGCHDKAVLLYEYVGKRIVDLQHTEVPDAYRGRGIAKHLAKAALDFVVEEDLKAHLTCWYIQKYVKENPLPQYLEHLQP